The nucleotide window TGATCGTTTTGTTCATCCCGCCGTGAAGACGAGCGGGAAGCGGCCGAACGTTCCCTTCGCCCCGCTTTTCTCATGTTCTGTTCATGGAGCCCGCGGCGCACCCGCGGCGGTCGACGGCGCCGCGGCGGTCAGCCCGGCAGGGACAGCACGAGCTCGTCGATCTCGGCGCCCCGCGCGTGCGCGAACCCCCGGGCCCGGGCGGTCACGCGGAAACCGCACTTCTCCAGGACCCGCAGCGACCCCGCGTTGTCCGCCGCCGCCCGCGCGTACAGCGGCCGCTCGGGCACGGCGGCGAGCAGTGCCCCCAACGCCGCCGTGGCGACGCCGCGCCCCCAGTGGGTGCGGTCGACCCAGTAGGTGACCTCCCGCTCACCGGGCGAGCCGTACACCGCCGCGCTGCCGACGACGTCCCCGTCCACGAGGATCGTGCGCACCACGGCGGACGAGGCGCGCACCCGCTTCCAGTGGGCGTCGAACGCGTCCCGGTCGGCCGGGTCCTCGGCCGTGAAGGCGGCCATCCGCACGGACTCGGGATCGTTCATCTGCCGGAAGAAGACCGGCAGGTCGCTGTCGTGGACCTCACGCAGCACGGTCTCCACGTCAGAGCCTCCGGGTCGCGAGCGTCAGCCGGTCCCGCGCGTCGAACAGCGCGTCCTTCACCATCTGCTCGTGCGCGGGCGTCAGCCGCGCCACCGGCACCGAGCAGCTGATCGCGTCCCGCGCGGGCGTCCGGTAGGGGATCGCCACGCCGAAGCAGCGCAGTCCCAGCGTGTTCTCCTCGCGGTCCACGGCGAACC belongs to Streptomyces sp. V3I8 and includes:
- a CDS encoding GNAT family N-acetyltransferase gives rise to the protein METVLREVHDSDLPVFFRQMNDPESVRMAAFTAEDPADRDAFDAHWKRVRASSAVVRTILVDGDVVGSAAVYGSPGEREVTYWVDRTHWGRGVATAALGALLAAVPERPLYARAAADNAGSLRVLEKCGFRVTARARGFAHARGAEIDELVLSLPG